The Deinococcus aquaticus genomic interval CACAGCAGGTGGTACGCCACGCCCGCGCCGGTCAGATTGTGCAGGTCGTGGTCGAAGTCAGTGGTCAGGTGCGGGTGCACGACCAGCGCGTCCGGGAATTCGTCGCCGGGCGCGTGGTGGTCGGTCACGATGACCTGCGTGCCGTGGTCCAGCAGCGCGCGGATCTCGGCGTGGTTGGTCACGCCGCAGTCCACCGTGACGAGCAGGTCACAGGCGGCGGCGTGCTCCTCGACCCTGTCCGGATGAACGCCGTACCCCTCGTTCAGGCGGTGCGGAATGAAGCCGTGCACGTCGGCGCCCAGGTCCCGCAGGCCCAGGACCAGGGTGGCGGTGGCGCTCACGCCGTCCGCGTCGTAATCCCCGTGAATGCGGATGCGTTTGTGCTCGCGGATGGCCTGCACGATCCGCCCGGCCGCTTCCCGCAGGGCCGGGTTGGGCGTCAGGGTCAGGGGTGGGTCCAGCAGCGCGGCGCTCAGGCCACGCCCACTCAGGACCTGCGCCAGCGGAGGCGACACCCGCCACAGGCGCATGGCGTCCAGCAGTTGCTCACGGCTGGCGGGCGGGGCCAGCAGCCACTCCAGGTCCGGGCGCTGGCGGACACTCACGGGGCGCTCCCGGCCACGCCGGCGTCCGTTCCCGGCAGCGTCGGCGTGACGGTGGGCGCGGCAGCGGGCGGCGGCATGGCTGGTGGTTGCGTGGCTGGCGGTTGCATGGCTGCCAGTCTCGCCTGCAGGGTCGCGGTCAGGCGGTCCTCGGTATCGCGGCGTAACCGGGCTTCACTCTGGCGGCGCAGCCTCTCACGGACCAGACCCGGCAGCAGCAGTAGCGCCATGAACAGCGCCCCCACCAGCAGGAACAGGCTGACACTCACCCCGACTGACACGCTCACCTCTCCCCGGCCGGTAGGCAGGGGTAGGCGGACCAGTTCAGGGTTCTCCAGAGCGAACAGGGCCAGGTAAGCGGCGATGCCCAGCAGCAGCAGCACCTGAAGGAAAGAAACGAGGCGCATACCCCCTCAGTCTACCCCTCTGCACCGACCGGGTCCGGAAGGTGTCTCACCGCCGCGTGGGAACAGCAAGAGGGCCAGGAGGTCCAGAGACACTTCCACGATAGCCCGGCCAGACGGGGTACCCAGTGTTGAGGCAACAGGAAACGGCCCCCCAGATGGGAGGCCGTCTGCTCGTGACCCGGCGTGCGGGTCAGAGAGTGGGGATCAGAAGTAGAACTTGACGCCGGCTTTCGCGCCGAAGTTGAAGCCGCCGGTCTTGGCGTCGCTCGCCGCCAGACCCGTGCCGTATCCGTTGTTGCTCAGGTAGTACTTGCCGTTGCCTTCCACGAATGCGGAGATGCTGTCGGTGATGCGGTAGTCCACACCCAGCAGGGCGTTGGCGTAGATGTCCGTGCCGCTCTGCGTGGTGTTGCCACGCTTCTGGCTGCTGGTCAGGCCGAGGCCCGCACCAACGTAGGGGGTCAGGTTGCTGCCGGTATTCAGGTCGTAGGTAGCGCTGACGTCGCCGCTGATGGCGTTCCAGCCGGGCTGGTAGTCGGCCGCGACGCGCACGCCGACCGGGCCGATCACGTTGCTGGAGCCGACGACGACGCCGCCGGTCACGCAGTAGTTGACCTTGCCCTTGTTCTTGTCAAGCGTGTTCAGGCACTCGGAGCCGCTCATGGCGGACTTGGCACCCAGCGCGACGCCGGCATACAGGCCACGGCCGGTGTTCATCATGCCGTCGTCGGTGGCGACGGGCTCACCGATCACGACGGTGCCGGTGGTGGGGGCAGGCGTGACGGGTTCGGTCACGGTGCCGGTGGTGGTGGTGCCGGCAGCGCCAGCAGGACCGGCGGGGCCCTGGGGACCGACGGGGCCTGCGGGACCCTGGGGGCCAGCGGGGATGTTACGGACGGCCGCTTCGAGGGCGTCGATGCGGGCAGTCAGGGCGGCGGTGTCGGCGGTGGCGGCGCCGTCACCCATGCCGTTGATCTTGGCTTCGAGGGCGTCGATGCGGGCCTGCTGGTCGGCGCTGAGTTTCTCGAGGTCGGTCACGCGGCTGGCGATGGCGGCCAGTTCGGTGCTGACTTCCTGCATGCCGTTGGCGACGGTGGTCATGTCGCCCTGGCTCATACCGCACTCGCTCATGGCGCCGCTCTGGAGCAGGCGGTAGAAGATGAGGGCAGCCTGGTAGCGGGTCAGGTTCTCGTTGCCGCGGAAGGTGCCGTCGGGGAAGCCCTGGATCAGACCGCACTTGACGATCACGTCAACGGCGTCTTTGGCCCAGTGGCCGGCGGGCACGTCACTCAGGGTGACCTGTGCGGGGGCGGCGGTGGTGGTGGTGGTCTGGGCGCTGGCAGCGCCGAGGCTCAGGGCCAGGGTGGACGCGATGATCAGTGATTTGCGCATGTTCGTTCTCCTTGGGTGTTCGGTGCGGGATGTGGGACTTGTCTTCCCGGTTTCCTACTGTTCACCGTAGGCATCAGCAGTGAGGGCTTTGTGAATTTCTCTACGGTTAGCCTTCGGGTCAGGCGGCCAGAAAGGGCGAAATGGCTGCTTTCGGGCCATCATGAGGAATAAATGTCAGATGGGTCATTTTGCATGAGTCGCCTGGAAGCGCTTCACGATGGGGTTTTTCAACTTCACATGAGAAGCCTGTCGAAACGTACACGTCGCCTCCTCATGAGAGAAGATTCAGGGGCGGCGTGGCCCTCAGACGACCGGACTGACCAGTCTGCGCCCCTTATACTCGCCAGATGAGTCAGATTCATGTTCGCGCCCAGCCCGGAGACGTGGCTTCGTACGTTCTGCTGCCCGGCGATCCCAACCGCGCCCGCCACATCGCCAGCGCCTACCTGGAAAATGCCCGCGAGTACACCAGTCACCGGCAACTGCTGGGCTTCACCGGCACCTACCAGGGCGTGCCGGTCAGCGTGCAGACCACCGGCATGGGCTGCCCCAGCGCCGCCATCGTGACCGAGGAACTCGCGCGGCTAGGCGCCCGCACCCTGATCCGCGTGGGCACGCTGGGCGGCGCGACCCCCAGCGTCGCGCCCGGCGACCTGGTGATCGCCACGGCGGCCGTCCCGAACGACGGCACCACCCGCCAGATGCTGGGCGGCGCGCCGTACGCCCCGGCCGCCAGTTTCGAGGTCGTGGAGGCCAGCGTGAAGGCCGCCCGCCAGCACGGCGCGCCGCACCACGTGGGCCTGGTCATGACCGAGGACGCCTTCTACGCCAGCACCCCCGAGCACGCGCGCCTGTGGGCAGGCCGGGGCGTGCTGGGCTTCGAGATGGAAGCCAGCGCCATCTTCCTGGTCGCGGCGCAGCGGGGCCTGCGGGCCGCGTGCCTGACCGCGTGCAGCAACGACATCGGCGACCCGCAACTGGTGCCCGACGAGGTGCTGGCCGCCGGGGTGGACCGCATGGTGCGCGTGGCGCTGGACGCCATCGTGACGCTGGCCGCCGCCGACACCCAGTAAGGGACAACCCGGAACGCCCGGCGCGCGCAGGCGTCCCGGACAGACCCGGGGGCCACGGCATTGTTGTTCGCCGTGGCCCCCGGGTCTGCCAGTCCACTGGGCAGTCTGCCCCCCGGCAGGCAGCACGGCGTGACCGCACCGGTTCAGCAGTGTGGGTTCAGGAGTGCAGGTTCAGGAGTGCCCTTCGTGGGGCGCTGTTCGTGAGGTGCGTTCTGCGTGGCGGCGCGGGCTGTGGCAGGATAAACCCATGACGCAACTCGACGAACTGGAATTCGATAACGTGCAGATCGACCAGCATGGCCCCATCGCCGTGCTGACCATCAACCGCCCCCGGGCGCTGAACGCCCTGAACGCCGATACCCTCTCGGAGATCGCGCAGGCCGTGAACATGATCATCGAGGACGCCGAGGTGGGCGTACTGATCATCACGGGCGCGGGCGAGAAGGCCTTCGTGGCGGGCGCGGACATCAGCGAGTTCGGCGACCTGGAAGGCGTGTACGACGGCCGTGAACTGGCGCTGGCCGGGCAGGACGTCATGCATCAGATCAGCAGCCTGCCCATTCCCGTGATTGCGGCCGTGAACGGGTACGCGCTGGGCGGCGGACTGGAACTCGCGCTGGCCTGCGACGTGCGCGTGGCCGCCACGACCGCCCGCCTTGGCCTGCCGGAAACCAGCCTGGGCCTGATTCCCGGGTTCGGCGGCACGCAGCGCCTGCCGCGCCTGATCGGCACGGGCCGCGCGCTGGACATGATCCTCACGGGCCGTCAGGTGAAGGCCGACGAGGCGCTGAGTATGGGCCTCGTGAACTACGTGGCCGACAACGCCCTGACCAGGGCCCGCGAGGTCGCCGAGGCCATGCTGAAAAACGCGCCCATCGCCATCTCGCTGGTCAAGGAAGCTGTGCGGCGCGGCATGGACACCACGCTGGAAGGCGGCCTGGAAATCGAGGCGGACCTGTTCGGCATGACGGTCGCCACCAAGGACTTCCGCGAGGGCGTGGACGCCTTCCTGAACAAACGCCCGGCGGAGTTCCAGGGTGAGTGAGAAGGGCGGCCCCTCCGACGGGAAGGGCAACCCCCAGAAGTTCCGCCTGAGCGTGCAGAGCGGCGTCGTCAGCGATGTCGAGGGCCGCGCGCAGCCTGCGCCGGGCCGTGAGGGCAGCGCCACCCCGAACGGCCAGCGCGTCGTGGAGTTCACCACGCCCCGCGCCAAGCTGATCGAGGAGGCCGACGGCGCCATCCGCGCCGACCTGGCCTCGTACCCGCGTGCGCTGGCGGCGTACGAGGCGCTGCGGGGCGACCCGGAAGCCCTGGCGCACTGGGACATGGCGAACTACATCACCATGCGCAAGCTGGGGTACAACGATCACGGGCGCGTGCACGCGTTCATCACGGGCGCGGCGGGCATGGCGATCACGGAACTGCTGCTGGAGGGCGGCGTGAAACCCGACCTGATGGACAGCGGCGTGGGCGACCCCGACGACGTGTTCCTGACCGTGATCCTGGGCACCATGCTGCACGACATCGGCAACCAGATTCACCGGGCGGGGCACGAGGCGCACGGCGTGGCGCTGGCCCTGCCGATCCTGGACCGCATCATGGGGCCGCTGTACCCGGACCCGTTCAAGCGCACCAAGGTCCGCTCGTTCATTCTGGGCGGCATCAATTGCCACGACCTGAATCCCGCCCCGCTGACCATCGAGGGCGGCATCGTGGCCGTCGCGGACGGCACGGACATCACCAAGGGCCGGGGCCGCAAGGCGTTCAGCCTGGGCAGCGTGGACATCCACTCGATCAGTGCGCTGGCCGTGGATCAGGTGGTCATCGAGAGGGGCCGCGACAAGCCGGTGCTGATCAGCGTGACCATGAACAACTCCGGCGGCATCTTTCAGGTCGAGGAGATCCTGGCGCCCAAGGTCATCCGCACGCCGCTGCGCCGGTTCGTGGAACTGCGCGCCACGACCCGCCCGCAGGGTGACGAGCAGATCCTCTCGCGGGTCCGCCTGGACGGCGATCACTTCGTGATGGACCTCGAAAGCGGCGAGCAGGTCGAGGTGGAGGTCATGGATTCGCAGAAGCAGGCGCAGCAGGCCGTGGCCGAGAAACTGGGCCTGAGCAGCGACAGCCGCTGACCTCACGCCACACAGGGGCGCCCCGACCAGATCACCGGTCGGGGCGTTCCTGCATCCGTGGGTTACTTCTCAGTGCCGGGCAGTGGGGTGGTGCGGGCAGGGCCGCCGTCCACGCCGCCACTGCGGTGCGCACCGTCGCCGCCCTGCGCGCGGCCTTCGAGGTCGCTGTCACCGTCGTTGTTGGGGGTGCCCTGGCGGTCCTCGAAGTCGTGGCCGCCCAGCACGCCGTCATTGAATCCCGGCTGGTCGTTGGGGTTGGTGCCGTCGGCGTCGGCCGCGCCGCGCAGCAGGCTCTCGGCGGCCATCTTGTCCTGCAACAGTTCGCCGGTGGTGCCGTCGTCTCGCACTTCGCCCTCCGGGGCGTACTCGGAATCGTTCTTGCGGGTCATGGTGCCCAGCGTACCCGCCGGTCCGCCGGGGTGGGTGGGGAGCCACTGAGGGCGTCCTTCATCAACACCGCTTCAGCAACACCCGCTGCACCGACGCACGCAGCCCCGACACCCGGGCCGGGGCCGCGCGTGTTGACCAGCCGATCAGCGGGAGGCGGCCCTTCACAGACACGCTTACCGCCCGAGCCTCTATACTTGACTGTCTATGACGAAAGAACGCATCACCATGACCCAGCGCGGGTATGAAAAACTGCTCGAAACCCTTCACTTCCTGAAAACCACCAAGCGTGAGGAAATCTCCGAGAACATGGGCCGCGCCATTGCCGACGGCGACCTGCGGGAAAGCGCTGCCTACGACGAGGCCCGCATGCAGCAGTCCGAGAACGAGGCCCGCATCTCGGAACTGGAAAGCCAGCTGGAACGCTCGGTGATCATCGAGGAAGACAGCAGCGGCGGCGCCGGCCTGGGCGCCAAAATCACCGTGAAAGACGCCAAGGGCAAGGAGCACAAGTTCGAACTGGTCGGCACCTACGAGGTGGACGTACTGAAGGGCAAGATCAGCGACGCCAGCCCCATCGGGAAGGCCCTGGCAGGCCGCAAGGCCGGCGAGAAGGTCACGGTGCAGCTACCCAAGGGCACCGCCGATTTCGAAGTGCTGGCCGTCGACTACGTGTAACCGGCGCTGACGGGGGCCAGGGCTGATGGAGAGCGGGTCTCCCCCGCCGCACACTGACCCGCAGCAGCAGAGCAGGCTCCCTTTCACACGGACAGGGAGCCTGCTCTGCTGCGTTGAACCTGCCGCAACGCTTACGGGCGGGGTTTCAGCGCCGGTATGCGCAGTCCTCCCCGCCCGTCCCAGCCTTTGAAGGCGTAGAAGCGCCCGGGTTCGCCGGTTTTCAGGAAGTCGCTCAGGGGCTCACGCATGGGCGGGGATTCGATCAGGTCCAGCGCCTCTTCCAGGGTGCAGAAGCGCGCCTCGACAATGAAGCCGTCCGGGTCGGCGGGGTTCAGCAGGCCGTCCCAGGTGGCCTCGAACGCCACGGCGATGGCGCGCTCGCCGCGCCGCTCGTCCTCGATATGCACGGTGTAGGCCATGTGCTTGATGCCTGTGAGTTTCAGGCCGGTTTCCTCGAAGATCTCGCGGTACAGCGCTTCCGGGAGGGTCTCGCCGGGTTCCACGACCCCGCCGGGCAGGGTGTGGCGCACGCGCCCGTGGCCCTGCCAGTCGTTCCCGACCAGCAGCACCCGCCCGAAGCGGTCGCGCAGGATCCCGGCGGCGACCAGCAGGTCACGCCGCGCCATGCGGGGTCTCCTGGGCGTCGCGGGCGGCCATGTCCATGAGTTGCAGTTCACGCTGCGCGCGGGCCAGGGCCGCCACGACGGGCGCGACGTTCCCGGCGATCACGCTGTCGAGCGGGTAGTTCTTGTCGTCGCCTTCGAGGCGGTGATCGGTCACACGGTTCTGTGGGTAGTTGTACGTGCGAATCTTCTCGCTGCGGTCGCCACTGCCGACCTGCGAGGCCCGCTGCGAGCGTTCGCGTTCCTCGCGGGCGGCGCGTTCGCGCTCGGCGAGGCGCGAGGCGAGGACCACCAGGGCCTTCTCGCGGTTCTTGATCTGCGAGCGGCCGTCCTGGCAGACGACCATGATCTCGTCGGGCGTGCCGGCGCGGTACACGGCGCGCACGGCCGAGTCGGTGGTGTTCACGCCCTGCCCGCCCGCACCCTGCGAGCGGAACACGTCGATGCGGACCTCGGACAGGTCGAGTTGCACCTCGTCCTCCTCGACTTCGGGCAGCACGGCGACCGTGACGGTACTCGTGTGGATGCGGCCCTGGCTCTCGGTGGCGGGCACGCGCTGCACGCGGTGAACGCCGCGTTCCCAGCGCAGTGCCCGGAAGGCTCCCTGCGCGCCGGGGCCGCCCGTGACTTCCGCCACGACCCGGCTGGCCCCACCCAGGTCGCTCTCGTTGGCGTCCAGGACGTTCAGGCGCAGGCCCGCGCCTTCCACGTAGCGGGTGTACATGCGCAGCAGGTCCATGACGAACAGGCCTGCCTCGGCCCCGCCCGCCCCGGCGCGCAGTTCCAGGATCACGTCCCGGCTGTCGTCGGGGTCGGTGGGCAGCAGCAGCACCACCAGTTCCGCCTCGATGTCCGTCAGGCGGGTTTCCAGGGGCGGAATCTCGCTGGCGGCCAGTTCGCGCATGTCCGGATCGGTCAGCAGTTCGCGCGCGCCGTCCAGGTCGGCCTGTACGCTGTCACGTTCGCGCAGCAGCGTGACCAGGGGCAGCAGTTCGCGGTGGCGGCGGGTCAGGCGGGCGTACTCGCGGGTGTCGGCCAGCGCGGCCGGGTCACCCAGGGCGCGCTCGACCATGCCGAACTCGGAGGCCAGTTCCGTCAGGCGGCTCATGGAGTGGGGGTCCGGGCCGCCCCGCAGGCGTGCCCGCGCGGGCGTGCCCCTGGGGGACCGTGAAGGTCAGGGCGGAGGGTGGTCACAGGAAACATGAACGCAGTCTAGCGTCCCACCCTGAACGGGACCGGAACGCTGCACGCGGCACCTTGGGGGTTTCAACGAAAAGGCTTCACATTCAGGCAACCTGAGAGGCCGGGGCCGTCCACACCTATCCCGACCCCCCGGCGCGGCGCGGACCGGGCGCTACAGTCGGGCGCATGAGAACCGTGACTGTGGGCATGCTCGGCTGTGGCACCGTGGGCCAGGACGTCCTGAACCTGATCGAACGCCGTGAAGCGATCTTCGCGGACCTGGGCGTGCGCATCGAGGTCGTGGGCGTCCTCGTGCGCGACACGGCCCGCGAACGCCGCATTCCGGCCGGGACGCCCCTGACCACCGACCCCGCCTTCCTGCAGGAGTGCGAGGTCGTGATCGAGGCGATGGGCGGCGTGGAACTTCCCATGACCATGCTGCGCCCCTACCTGCGCTCCGGACGGCCCGTCATCACGGCCAACAAGGCGCTGCTGGCCGAATGCTGGGACGAACTGCGCGACTACGCCCTGAACGGCAAACTGTACTACGAGGCGTCCGTGATGGCCGGCACGCCCGTCATCGGGCCCATGAGCACCGTGCTGCGCGCCAGCACCTTCACACGCCTGCAGGCCGTGCTGAACGGCACCTGCCTGTACATCCTGACGCAGATGGAACAGGGCCGGGACTACGCGCAGGCCCTCGCGGAAGCTCAGGCGCTCGGGTACGCCGAGGACCCACCCACCCTGGACGTCGGCGGCTTCGACACCGCGCACAAACTCACGGTCCTGGCCCGCTTCTGCGCCGACGGGAACTTCCGCTACGACCGCGTGCAGGTGCAGGGCATTGAGCACATCACGCAGGCCGACATCCAGGCCGCCCGCGAGCGCGGCGAACGCATCAAACTCGTCGCGGAACTCGAATCCGTGAACGGCGAGTGGCAGGCCCGCGTCGCCCCGCAGTCCCTGCCCGAAACTCACCCGCTGTGCACCGCCGGAGCCAGCCGCAACGCCATGGTCTACGAGGGGGAGGAGTGCGGCACCCTGATCTTCGCCGGGGGCGGCGCGGGCGGCATGGTCACCGCCAGCGCCATGGTCGGCGACCTGCTCGACCTGCTCATTGGCTTCCCCGGACACGTTCCTCTCCATTGAACTGGCCCCTGCACTGATGGGGGCGGGGCGGGGGAGGCAGGGCACGGTGGAGAACCACTGCGTCCCGCCTCCCGCGCCCCGCAAACGGATTACTCGTCGTCGAAGTCGTCCTCGTCGAGTTCCACGTCGCCCACGTCCTGATCGTCGGCCCAGTCTTTCAGGACGTTGGTGCGTCGCAGGTCGTCGCGGGGCGCGGCGAGGCGGGCGTTCTCGCGGTCCTCGCCGCTCATGACGCCCTGCGCGCGGCCCAGGACGGGCAGGTCGCCGGGTTCGACCTCGTAACGTTCGGCAAGGTACGCAGCGACCCACGCGCCGAAGTACCACAGGGCCAGCGCGGCGGGGTAGCCGCTGCTGCCGTCCGGGTAGGGCACGTGGATGATCTCGTCGATGCGGCTTTCGAGGATCTCGCGGGCCAGCATCAGGGTGTCGTCGGCGTCCCCGAGGATCAGGGCGACCCGGGCGTCGCCTTTCTCGTGCTGCGCCTCGAACGCACCCGTCACGAAGGGCAGCGGGTCGCCCAGCACCGGGATGCTCAGGGTCTTGCCGGTGCGGGCCAGCAGGTGCTGCCACGCGTGCGGGAG includes:
- a CDS encoding S-layer homology domain-containing protein — translated: MRKSLIIASTLALSLGAASAQTTTTTAAPAQVTLSDVPAGHWAKDAVDVIVKCGLIQGFPDGTFRGNENLTRYQAALIFYRLLQSGAMSECGMSQGDMTTVANGMQEVSTELAAIASRVTDLEKLSADQQARIDALEAKINGMGDGAATADTAALTARIDALEAAVRNIPAGPQGPAGPVGPQGPAGPAGAAGTTTTGTVTEPVTPAPTTGTVVIGEPVATDDGMMNTGRGLYAGVALGAKSAMSGSECLNTLDKNKGKVNYCVTGGVVVGSSNVIGPVGVRVAADYQPGWNAISGDVSATYDLNTGSNLTPYVGAGLGLTSSQKRGNTTQSGTDIYANALLGVDYRITDSISAFVEGNGKYYLSNNGYGTGLAASDAKTGGFNFGAKAGVKFYF
- a CDS encoding purine-nucleoside phosphorylase, with translation MSQIHVRAQPGDVASYVLLPGDPNRARHIASAYLENAREYTSHRQLLGFTGTYQGVPVSVQTTGMGCPSAAIVTEELARLGARTLIRVGTLGGATPSVAPGDLVIATAAVPNDGTTRQMLGGAPYAPAASFEVVEASVKAARQHGAPHHVGLVMTEDAFYASTPEHARLWAGRGVLGFEMEASAIFLVAAQRGLRAACLTACSNDIGDPQLVPDEVLAAGVDRMVRVALDAIVTLAAADTQ
- a CDS encoding enoyl-CoA hydratase/isomerase family protein; translated protein: MTQLDELEFDNVQIDQHGPIAVLTINRPRALNALNADTLSEIAQAVNMIIEDAEVGVLIITGAGEKAFVAGADISEFGDLEGVYDGRELALAGQDVMHQISSLPIPVIAAVNGYALGGGLELALACDVRVAATTARLGLPETSLGLIPGFGGTQRLPRLIGTGRALDMILTGRQVKADEALSMGLVNYVADNALTRAREVAEAMLKNAPIAISLVKEAVRRGMDTTLEGGLEIEADLFGMTVATKDFREGVDAFLNKRPAEFQGE
- a CDS encoding phosphohydrolase, which codes for MSEKGGPSDGKGNPQKFRLSVQSGVVSDVEGRAQPAPGREGSATPNGQRVVEFTTPRAKLIEEADGAIRADLASYPRALAAYEALRGDPEALAHWDMANYITMRKLGYNDHGRVHAFITGAAGMAITELLLEGGVKPDLMDSGVGDPDDVFLTVILGTMLHDIGNQIHRAGHEAHGVALALPILDRIMGPLYPDPFKRTKVRSFILGGINCHDLNPAPLTIEGGIVAVADGTDITKGRGRKAFSLGSVDIHSISALAVDQVVIERGRDKPVLISVTMNNSGGIFQVEEILAPKVIRTPLRRFVELRATTRPQGDEQILSRVRLDGDHFVMDLESGEQVEVEVMDSQKQAQQAVAEKLGLSSDSR
- the greA gene encoding transcription elongation factor GreA, producing the protein MTKERITMTQRGYEKLLETLHFLKTTKREEISENMGRAIADGDLRESAAYDEARMQQSENEARISELESQLERSVIIEEDSSGGAGLGAKITVKDAKGKEHKFELVGTYEVDVLKGKISDASPIGKALAGRKAGEKVTVQLPKGTADFEVLAVDYV
- a CDS encoding NUDIX hydrolase — encoded protein: MARRDLLVAAGILRDRFGRVLLVGNDWQGHGRVRHTLPGGVVEPGETLPEALYREIFEETGLKLTGIKHMAYTVHIEDERRGERAIAVAFEATWDGLLNPADPDGFIVEARFCTLEEALDLIESPPMREPLSDFLKTGEPGRFYAFKGWDGRGGLRIPALKPRP
- the prfA gene encoding peptide chain release factor 1 yields the protein MSRLTELASEFGMVERALGDPAALADTREYARLTRRHRELLPLVTLLRERDSVQADLDGARELLTDPDMRELAASEIPPLETRLTDIEAELVVLLLPTDPDDSRDVILELRAGAGGAEAGLFVMDLLRMYTRYVEGAGLRLNVLDANESDLGGASRVVAEVTGGPGAQGAFRALRWERGVHRVQRVPATESQGRIHTSTVTVAVLPEVEEDEVQLDLSEVRIDVFRSQGAGGQGVNTTDSAVRAVYRAGTPDEIMVVCQDGRSQIKNREKALVVLASRLAERERAAREERERSQRASQVGSGDRSEKIRTYNYPQNRVTDHRLEGDDKNYPLDSVIAGNVAPVVAALARAQRELQLMDMAARDAQETPHGAA
- a CDS encoding homoserine dehydrogenase, which gives rise to MRTVTVGMLGCGTVGQDVLNLIERREAIFADLGVRIEVVGVLVRDTARERRIPAGTPLTTDPAFLQECEVVIEAMGGVELPMTMLRPYLRSGRPVITANKALLAECWDELRDYALNGKLYYEASVMAGTPVIGPMSTVLRASTFTRLQAVLNGTCLYILTQMEQGRDYAQALAEAQALGYAEDPPTLDVGGFDTAHKLTVLARFCADGNFRYDRVQVQGIEHITQADIQAARERGERIKLVAELESVNGEWQARVAPQSLPETHPLCTAGASRNAMVYEGEECGTLIFAGGGAGGMVTASAMVGDLLDLLIGFPGHVPLH